Proteins from a genomic interval of Orbaceae bacterium lpD02:
- a CDS encoding fimbria/pilus outer membrane usher protein, which translates to MLQDKYRLNKLASYITLLMTMSVMGLNASRVYAKDYFNPSALSNIDGFNLADLQSLEQFSVSGGQLPGEYTVNIIVNDKTVGTKTIDFKSDNDNKLEPVLTKQMLTEWGVKTSVIPTLKELANNATIDNLNQYIEFATTQFVFSQQVLKINIPQIAMNSNIRGSIDPTLYDQGMPALILNYSLTGARSWYKNNGNKSYQDNQFVTLRSGANLGAWRLRNNSTYQHSDDSSKWNSLNTYVERDLQPIKSQLALGEVSTTGEIFNSFQFTGVKLTSDESMLPYSLRGFAPVVRGFAQGNAKVTVRQNGSIIYQTYVSSGPFVFNDLYPTSYSGNLEVTVEEENGNKQLFEVPFSSLAVMQRQGSLKYSATAGKYRSNSDNTKKPNFVEGTISYGLPGNITAYGGGLFSSDYQSYAFGLGFDLGNFGALSVDAQHASTRFDFEEKKQTGQAYRLQYTKTVQETNSTISFNTTRYSANGFYDFYQANENTHLNTDDNRRSRYQINLNQSLASYGSVYISAYQQDYWNTAGQDRNISAGYNVSYNSVSYGLSYGYTNSTRSHTNAHQVTFNVSIPLGQWLSTRNYMSSSVNYTGKGNTTIQTGISGSNLEGNLSYSAQQSYDQQDHSVGGNAYLGYQGSNANINMGYSYTPNSERFNYGIQGAVIAHPYGVTLSQPVGDTIALVTASGAKNIAIQNSQGIKTNAWGYAIKPYLSPYAENRISIDVSELAGNVDVTNSQVTVVPTKGAVVLAKINTRIGYRVLMTLSLDGKALPFGTVVSLVDDNGNDVVPNNSGIVADNGEVYLSGMPESGNVTAKWGINDEQQCHINYQLPTDSAEDAIKFITAQCAQ; encoded by the coding sequence GTGTTGCAGGATAAGTATAGGCTTAATAAATTAGCATCTTATATAACATTACTGATGACGATGTCGGTGATGGGGCTTAACGCAAGCCGGGTTTATGCTAAAGATTACTTTAATCCCAGTGCACTTAGCAATATTGATGGCTTTAATCTTGCGGATTTACAAAGTTTAGAGCAATTTTCGGTATCAGGCGGTCAGTTACCCGGAGAGTATACAGTTAATATTATCGTTAATGATAAAACGGTCGGTACTAAAACGATTGATTTTAAATCAGATAATGACAACAAATTAGAGCCTGTATTAACTAAGCAGATGCTGACTGAGTGGGGGGTAAAAACTAGCGTTATTCCCACTTTAAAAGAGTTAGCCAACAACGCGACAATTGATAATCTTAACCAGTATATTGAATTTGCCACGACTCAATTTGTTTTTTCGCAGCAAGTTCTTAAAATTAACATTCCGCAAATCGCGATGAATAGTAATATTCGCGGCAGTATTGACCCGACCTTATATGATCAAGGTATGCCAGCCCTTATTTTAAACTATAGCCTGACAGGGGCGCGGTCATGGTATAAAAATAACGGTAATAAAAGTTATCAAGATAACCAATTTGTAACTTTACGCAGCGGCGCTAATTTAGGGGCCTGGCGTTTACGTAATAATTCGACTTACCAGCATAGCGATGATTCAAGTAAATGGAATAGTCTTAATACCTATGTTGAGCGCGATCTTCAGCCAATTAAATCACAGCTAGCGCTCGGTGAAGTAAGCACTACTGGCGAGATCTTTAATAGTTTTCAATTTACTGGCGTTAAGTTAACCTCGGATGAAAGTATGCTACCGTATAGCTTACGCGGCTTTGCGCCAGTGGTGCGCGGCTTTGCCCAGGGTAATGCCAAAGTGACCGTACGGCAAAATGGCTCGATCATTTACCAAACCTACGTCTCGTCAGGCCCTTTTGTGTTTAATGATTTATACCCAACTTCATATAGTGGTAACTTAGAGGTTACGGTTGAGGAAGAGAACGGTAATAAACAGTTATTTGAGGTGCCTTTTTCCTCGCTGGCGGTTATGCAGCGCCAAGGTAGCCTTAAGTACTCGGCTACCGCCGGTAAGTACCGTTCGAACTCGGATAATACTAAAAAGCCTAATTTTGTCGAAGGCACTATCAGTTACGGTTTACCAGGTAATATAACGGCTTACGGTGGCGGGTTATTCTCTAGTGATTATCAATCGTATGCTTTCGGTCTTGGCTTTGATTTAGGTAATTTTGGTGCGCTGTCTGTCGATGCGCAACATGCCTCAACCCGCTTTGACTTTGAAGAGAAAAAGCAAACCGGTCAAGCCTATCGCCTACAATATACCAAAACCGTACAAGAAACCAACTCAACGATTAGTTTTAATACCACGCGTTACTCAGCGAATGGCTTTTATGATTTTTATCAAGCTAATGAAAACACCCATTTAAATACGGATGATAATAGACGTTCACGCTATCAAATCAACTTAAATCAATCCTTAGCCAGTTATGGTAGTGTCTATATCAGCGCTTATCAACAAGATTACTGGAACACTGCCGGTCAGGATCGCAATATTAGCGCCGGCTATAATGTGTCATATAACTCGGTATCTTATGGGTTATCATATGGTTACACCAATTCAACGCGCAGTCATACTAATGCGCATCAAGTTACGTTTAATGTCAGTATTCCACTTGGTCAGTGGTTATCGACGCGTAATTATATGTCGTCAAGTGTTAATTATACTGGTAAAGGCAATACGACGATTCAAACAGGGATTTCCGGTAGCAATTTAGAGGGCAATTTAAGTTACTCAGCACAACAAAGTTATGATCAGCAAGACCACTCGGTTGGTGGTAATGCCTATCTTGGTTATCAAGGTAGTAATGCTAATATTAATATGGGCTATAGTTATACACCAAATAGCGAGCGATTTAATTATGGCATACAAGGGGCAGTTATTGCTCACCCTTATGGTGTGACATTGTCACAACCTGTCGGCGATACCATTGCCTTAGTTACCGCTTCAGGGGCAAAGAATATTGCCATACAAAATTCGCAGGGTATTAAAACCAATGCTTGGGGCTATGCCATTAAGCCCTATCTTTCCCCTTATGCTGAAAACCGCATTAGTATTGATGTAAGTGAATTAGCGGGCAATGTCGATGTCACTAATAGTCAAGTAACCGTGGTACCAACTAAGGGCGCGGTGGTATTGGCAAAAATTAATACCCGTATTGGTTACCGTGTATTAATGACCTTAAGCTTAGACGGTAAGGCGTTGCCATTTGGTACCGTTGTTAGCTTAGTCGATGATAACGGCAATGATGTGGTGCCAAACAATAGTGGTATTGTGGCCGATAATGGCGAAGTCTACTTAAGCGGTATGCCAGAAAGTGGTAATGTTACCGCTAAGTGGGGGATTAATGACGAGCAACAGTGTCATATTAACTATCAACTGCCTACTGACTCAGCTGAAGATGCAATTAAGTTTATTACCGCTCAATGCGCGCAATAA
- a CDS encoding CoA transferase subunit A, producing MNKSINKVVNIEKALAHIKDGSVIMVGGFMANGSPETLIDYLCATDIKNLTLICNDTGLPQKGVGKMVLLKKFSKIIASHVGLNKETARQMSAGETEVILVPQGTLIESIRCAGYGLGGFLTPTGIGTLVEQGKQKITLEGKQYLLEKPIKADVALIFAAKADRAGNLIYKGSMNNFNNMMAAAADITLVEADEVVEIGELDPNQVMTPGIFVDYIINEGACS from the coding sequence ATGAATAAATCAATAAATAAAGTGGTCAATATTGAAAAAGCCCTCGCGCATATTAAAGATGGCTCGGTGATCATGGTGGGCGGATTTATGGCAAATGGCTCACCGGAAACATTAATTGATTACCTATGTGCGACAGATATCAAAAACCTTACTTTAATTTGTAACGATACTGGATTACCGCAAAAAGGCGTCGGTAAGATGGTGTTGCTCAAAAAATTTAGCAAAATTATCGCTTCCCATGTTGGACTCAATAAAGAAACGGCAAGACAAATGAGCGCAGGGGAGACCGAAGTAATATTAGTTCCGCAGGGAACGTTGATTGAATCGATTCGCTGCGCTGGTTATGGGTTAGGTGGTTTTTTAACGCCGACTGGAATTGGCACTTTAGTTGAACAAGGCAAGCAAAAAATCACGCTAGAGGGCAAGCAATACTTGCTAGAGAAACCGATAAAAGCTGATGTCGCCTTAATTTTTGCCGCAAAAGCGGATCGAGCCGGTAACTTGATCTATAAAGGCTCAATGAATAATTTTAATAATATGATGGCCGCGGCGGCTGATATTACGTTGGTCGAAGCCGATGAGGTGGTTGAAATCGGCGAACTTGATCCCAATCAGGTAATGACGCCAGGAATATTTGTTGATTACATTATAAATGAAGGAGCATGTTCATGA
- a CDS encoding 3-oxoacid CoA-transferase subunit B has translation MMDKEQMQNYIAKRVAKELHDGDIVNLGIGLPTRVANFLSTDIYITLQSENGFTGLGPTPADDQIDETIVNAGGQPVTILPGGCFFDSATSFGIIRGGHVDVSVLGALQVDQQGNIANYMIPGKMVPGMGGAMDLVTGAKKVIVAMEHTSKGNAKILKQCSLPLTAVNAVDLIITEMGVIKVTDFGLSLIEVNPQYCVEEVIAATAADLYIDLS, from the coding sequence ATGATGGATAAAGAGCAGATGCAAAATTATATTGCTAAGCGGGTCGCTAAAGAGTTACATGACGGTGATATTGTCAATTTAGGCATTGGCTTACCTACTCGGGTGGCGAATTTTTTATCAACCGATATTTACATCACCTTGCAGTCAGAAAACGGCTTTACTGGCCTAGGGCCGACCCCAGCAGATGATCAGATTGATGAGACAATTGTTAATGCTGGCGGTCAGCCAGTCACAATTTTACCGGGCGGATGCTTTTTTGATAGTGCCACCTCATTTGGTATTATCAGAGGCGGGCACGTCGATGTATCGGTCTTAGGGGCGCTACAAGTCGATCAACAAGGTAATATTGCCAACTATATGATCCCCGGCAAAATGGTGCCAGGCATGGGCGGCGCCATGGATTTAGTGACCGGCGCTAAAAAAGTGATCGTGGCGATGGAACACACCTCAAAAGGCAACGCTAAAATCCTTAAACAGTGTTCACTCCCCTTAACCGCAGTTAATGCCGTTGATCTGATTATTACTGAAATGGGCGTGATAAAGGTCACCGATTTTGGATTGAGCTTAATTGAAGTCAACCCGCAATACTGTGTTGAAGAGGTGATCGCCGCCACGGCTGCCGATTTATATATCGATCTAAGCTAA
- a CDS encoding molecular chaperone: MKSKVIMAFVMLAFSVQSLNAYAGLVLSGTRLIFDGNKNESTINVSNPDTNPYLVQSWVSLNDKKAPNFIVTPPLFRLEGKSSNALRVVLTKNNLPQDHESLFWLNVKGIAPSNPEAQNTLNISINTQIKLIYRPKGLQEKDASAAYEKLTFKVDTAKQALIADNPTAYYINLSELKFNGQAVDNAGFVAPFSQATWPVKPKASNRVEWSAINDFGGTTSVASQKLN, encoded by the coding sequence ATGAAGAGTAAAGTTATTATGGCCTTTGTGATGTTGGCTTTTTCAGTCCAGTCATTAAACGCCTATGCGGGGTTGGTACTCAGTGGTACGCGCTTGATCTTTGATGGTAATAAAAATGAGTCTACCATCAACGTGAGTAATCCCGATACTAATCCATATTTGGTGCAATCATGGGTCAGTTTAAACGATAAAAAAGCGCCTAATTTTATTGTTACTCCGCCGCTTTTTCGCTTAGAGGGCAAATCATCTAACGCGTTAAGAGTGGTGCTGACAAAAAATAATTTACCTCAAGATCACGAGTCGTTATTTTGGTTAAATGTTAAAGGCATCGCGCCGTCAAACCCTGAGGCGCAAAACACACTAAATATTTCGATTAATACCCAAATTAAACTGATTTATCGACCAAAAGGTTTGCAAGAAAAAGACGCCAGTGCCGCTTATGAAAAATTAACCTTTAAAGTAGACACCGCCAAACAGGCATTAATTGCCGACAATCCAACTGCCTATTATATTAATTTATCTGAGCTGAAATTTAACGGTCAGGCAGTCGATAATGCTGGTTTTGTCGCACCATTTAGTCAGGCAACCTGGCCAGTAAAACCTAAGGCGAGTAACCGAGTCGAGTGGAGCGCGATTAATGATTTTGGCGGCACCACATCCGTTGCATCGCAAAAGCTAAATTGA
- a CDS encoding acetyl-CoA C-acetyltransferase, producing the protein MQDVVIVSAVRTPIGRFGGAFKDISAVDLGVAALQEAMQRISLDPQEIDEVIIGNVLQAGLGQNVARQVAILAGIANTVPSFTVNKVCGSGLKTVQLAAQAIACGDADIIVAGGTENMSQSAYVLPNARFGLRMGDSQIIDTMLRDGLTDAFNHYPMGITAENIAEQYAITRQQQDQLALQSQQKAEAAIKADRFKAEIVPITLPKRKGDSVVIDQDEYPKLGLTLDALTSLKPAFKKEGSVTAGNSSGINDGAAILILMSGKKAKQLGLTPLATITACASAGVAPELMGTGPIPACHKALAKANLTINDIDLFEANEAFAAQAIAVKNTLNIPSEKMNVNGGAIALGHPIGASGARVLISLIYQMKKRQAQTGQAQKGLVTLCIGGGQGIAMIVSHQQSNGDNNE; encoded by the coding sequence ATGCAAGATGTTGTAATTGTCTCAGCAGTAAGAACGCCCATTGGTCGTTTTGGGGGGGCGTTTAAAGATATTAGCGCAGTTGATTTGGGCGTTGCTGCACTCCAAGAAGCGATGCAACGCATTTCATTAGATCCACAAGAGATTGATGAAGTGATTATCGGTAATGTATTACAAGCCGGGCTAGGGCAAAATGTCGCTCGGCAAGTTGCGATCCTGGCCGGTATTGCTAATACCGTCCCCAGCTTTACTGTTAATAAAGTCTGTGGCTCAGGATTAAAAACTGTGCAGTTAGCCGCTCAAGCGATTGCGTGCGGTGATGCCGACATTATTGTGGCTGGCGGCACCGAAAACATGAGCCAATCAGCTTATGTCCTGCCTAACGCCCGGTTTGGCTTAAGAATGGGCGACAGTCAAATAATTGACACCATGCTGCGTGATGGTTTAACCGATGCATTTAATCACTACCCTATGGGCATTACGGCCGAAAATATTGCCGAACAATACGCAATTACTCGCCAGCAGCAAGATCAACTGGCATTACAAAGTCAGCAAAAAGCCGAGGCAGCAATTAAAGCAGACCGTTTTAAGGCCGAAATCGTACCCATTACGCTACCTAAACGCAAAGGCGATAGCGTCGTGATTGATCAGGATGAATACCCTAAATTGGGTCTAACGCTCGACGCGTTAACCAGTTTAAAGCCAGCTTTTAAAAAAGAGGGCAGCGTTACCGCGGGTAATTCGTCAGGTATCAATGATGGTGCAGCAATTTTGATCCTGATGAGTGGTAAAAAAGCCAAACAGCTGGGATTAACACCGCTAGCAACCATTACCGCGTGTGCCTCTGCCGGTGTCGCCCCTGAACTGATGGGAACCGGACCGATCCCCGCCTGTCATAAAGCATTAGCAAAAGCCAACCTAACGATTAACGACATTGATCTTTTTGAAGCCAATGAAGCGTTTGCCGCTCAAGCCATCGCAGTTAAAAACACGCTTAACATTCCATCTGAAAAAATGAACGTCAATGGCGGCGCGATTGCGCTCGGTCACCCTATTGGCGCCAGTGGCGCACGGGTGCTAATTTCACTTATCTATCAGATGAAAAAGCGCCAAGCGCAAACAGGGCAAGCACAAAAAGGATTGGTTACCTTATGTATTGGCGGCGGGCAAGGCATTGCGATGATTGTGTCGCATCAGCAAAGTAATGGAGACAACAATGAATAA